One segment of bacterium DNA contains the following:
- a CDS encoding DUF1844 domain-containing protein produces MADDSVASNGLANFITLVLMLSSSAGGYLEAALDPEKTGDKQQNLELARMVIDLLGVLQDKTRGNLDEDEKKALETALTQLRLQYVRLSS; encoded by the coding sequence ATGGCGGATGACAGTGTAGCATCCAATGGGCTGGCCAATTTCATCACTCTGGTGCTGATGCTCAGTTCCAGCGCCGGAGGCTACCTCGAGGCCGCCCTCGACCCGGAGAAGACCGGAGACAAGCAGCAGAACCTGGAGCTGGCCCGGATGGTCATCGACCTTCTGGGCGTGCTGCAGGACAAGACCCGCGGCAACCTTGACGAGGATGAGAAAAAGGCCCTGGAAACCGCTCTGACCCAGCTCAGGCTGCAGTATGTGCGGCTTTCCTCTTAA
- a CDS encoding FMN-binding protein has protein sequence MREILKMAVILAFISVVAASALSNVYLVTRDKIAAVEASREAEARRASLPGAGWFEKDSSAALLYYRAYSDSVSRQLIGYVVPAEGHGYSSDIRTMVGLDTLLQLTGIKIAAQQETPGLGTRVEEVKSGAKTPWFQDQFKGKSIEQLQVVRGKDPSRIEAITGATISSRAVTRSVREAMEKLQSKIKQP, from the coding sequence TTGCGTGAGATATTGAAAATGGCGGTGATCCTGGCTTTCATCTCGGTGGTTGCCGCCTCGGCCTTGTCCAATGTCTACCTGGTCACCCGCGACAAGATCGCTGCGGTGGAGGCCTCGCGCGAGGCCGAGGCCCGTCGGGCCTCCCTGCCCGGGGCAGGCTGGTTCGAGAAAGACTCCAGCGCGGCGCTGCTCTACTACCGGGCCTACTCCGACAGTGTCAGCCGTCAGCTTATCGGCTACGTGGTTCCGGCCGAGGGACACGGCTACTCCAGCGACATCCGCACCATGGTCGGGTTGGACACGCTGCTGCAACTGACCGGGATCAAAATCGCCGCGCAGCAGGAGACCCCGGGCCTGGGCACACGGGTGGAGGAAGTCAAGAGCGGAGCGAAGACCCCCTGGTTCCAGGACCAGTTCAAGGGTAAATCCATCGAGCAACTGCAAGTGGTCAGGGGCAAGGACCCCAGCCGCATCGAGGCCATCACCGGCGCGACAATCAGTTCGCGGGCGGTCACCCGCTCGGTCCGTGAGGCCATGGAAAAATTGCAGTCGAAAATCAAGCAACCCTGA
- a CDS encoding OmpA family protein — translation MFALVLGCHKKEVAPPPPPPAPPVVEKAPEPAKQDDSEMLARQRRERLTKAAEQIAAKIVYFDFDKSNIKPEYQSVLTEIAGILKDNSELTLLVSGYCDERGTEAYNLALGERRATSAQEFLVNAGVAASRITVKSWGEENPVADCHNESCWSKNRRDEFKAEF, via the coding sequence ATGTTCGCTCTGGTTCTCGGTTGCCACAAGAAAGAAGTCGCTCCGCCGCCTCCGCCTCCCGCTCCGCCCGTTGTCGAGAAGGCCCCTGAGCCGGCCAAGCAGGATGACTCCGAGATGCTGGCCCGTCAGCGCCGCGAGCGCCTGACCAAGGCCGCCGAGCAGATCGCGGCCAAGATAGTCTATTTCGATTTCGACAAGAGCAACATCAAGCCGGAGTATCAGTCGGTTCTGACCGAGATCGCCGGGATCCTGAAGGACAACAGTGAGCTGACCCTGCTCGTCTCGGGCTACTGCGATGAGCGCGGCACCGAGGCCTACAACCTGGCCCTCGGCGAGCGCCGTGCCACCTCCGCCCAGGAATTCCTGGTCAACGCCGGTGTGGCGGCCAGCCGCATCACCGTCAAGAGCTGGGGCGAGGAAAATCCGGTCGCCGACTGCCACAACGAGTCCTGCTGGTCCAAGAACCGCCGGGACGAGTTCAAGGCTGAGTTCTAA
- the nrdR gene encoding transcriptional regulator NrdR encodes MKCPFCNYEDSRVVDSRAVKDGSIIRRRRECFECKRRFTTYEYIESIPLMVVKSDGRREPYSAEKLKMGLITACKKRPVRMDDIDRLIHQVEKAIDRLNVSEVPSKVLGEEVIKQLKKLDPVAYVRFASVYYRFEAVSEFEKQIRELGPERVNPE; translated from the coding sequence ATGAAATGTCCGTTCTGCAACTATGAGGACAGCCGGGTGGTCGACTCCCGCGCAGTGAAGGATGGGTCCATAATCCGCCGCCGCCGCGAGTGTTTCGAGTGCAAGCGCCGCTTCACCACCTACGAGTACATTGAGAGCATCCCGCTGATGGTGGTCAAGAGTGACGGGCGGCGGGAGCCCTACAGCGCCGAAAAGTTGAAGATGGGCCTTATCACCGCCTGCAAGAAACGTCCGGTGCGCATGGATGACATCGACCGGCTGATTCACCAGGTGGAAAAGGCCATCGACCGTTTGAATGTCAGTGAGGTGCCGAGCAAGGTCCTGGGCGAGGAAGTGATCAAGCAGCTCAAGAAGCTCGACCCGGTGGCCTATGTGCGTTTCGCCTCGGTCTATTACCGTTTCGAGGCGGTTTCGGAGTTCGAGAAACAGATCCGGGAACTGGGTCCGGAAAGAGTCAATCCGGAGTGA
- a CDS encoding RnfABCDGE type electron transport complex subunit A — protein sequence MDFGRLFVITISTIFINNFVLSRFLGLCPFFGVSRKMSSAVGMGLAVIFVMAMTAFVTWPIYYLVLVPYDITYLSTIVFILVIAALVQFVEIVLAKTAQSLYQALGIYLPLITTNCCVLGVAVLNINDKLNFVEALVQGTTAGMGFTVALLLMAGIRERIELARVPSILRGIPIALICAGLMSIAFLGFAGFNLK from the coding sequence ATGGATTTCGGCCGCCTGTTCGTAATCACCATCAGCACCATTTTCATCAACAACTTCGTCCTGTCGCGCTTTCTGGGTCTCTGCCCGTTCTTCGGGGTGAGCCGCAAGATGTCGAGTGCGGTGGGCATGGGCCTGGCGGTGATCTTCGTCATGGCCATGACCGCGTTTGTCACCTGGCCGATCTACTACCTGGTGCTGGTCCCGTACGATATCACCTACCTGAGCACGATCGTGTTCATTCTGGTGATCGCGGCCCTGGTGCAGTTTGTCGAAATCGTGCTGGCCAAGACCGCCCAGTCGCTGTACCAGGCACTGGGGATTTACCTGCCGCTCATCACCACCAATTGCTGCGTGCTGGGCGTGGCCGTGCTGAACATCAACGACAAGCTGAATTTTGTCGAGGCCCTGGTCCAAGGCACCACGGCCGGGATGGGATTCACCGTGGCCCTGCTGCTGATGGCCGGAATCCGTGAGCGGATCGAGCTGGCCCGCGTGCCCTCGATCCTGCGCGGCATTCCGATCGCGCTGATCTGCGCCGGCCTGATGTCTATCGCTTTCCTCGGGTTTGCCGGTTTCAACCTCAAGTAA
- a CDS encoding TonB family protein, protein MRKAILTSAFIHLALVAAVMVAGWRRTTYISLPSVYQVQLIAMPDVQAAPPEDVVEQVEAETIPPPPEEKKRLKPKPKKEKPTPQKQTQQSTIQGKNLSQVDPGLSGMRSDEVFEYPYYLRIMVDKISRNWINPYSGREESVVATIYFRVGGDGTISDARVETSSGVASFDRAALRAVFSSNPLPPLPADYSEPQLTVHLDFEYKPQ, encoded by the coding sequence TTGCGCAAGGCGATTCTGACCTCGGCTTTCATCCATCTGGCCCTGGTGGCCGCCGTGATGGTGGCGGGCTGGCGCAGGACCACCTATATCTCCCTGCCTTCGGTCTATCAGGTGCAGCTCATCGCCATGCCGGATGTGCAGGCCGCTCCACCGGAGGATGTGGTGGAGCAGGTGGAGGCGGAAACGATACCGCCTCCGCCGGAGGAGAAAAAGCGCCTCAAGCCCAAGCCCAAGAAAGAAAAGCCCACGCCGCAGAAACAGACGCAGCAGTCGACCATCCAGGGCAAGAACCTGTCCCAGGTCGACCCGGGCCTGAGCGGCATGCGCTCGGATGAGGTGTTCGAGTACCCGTACTACCTGCGTATCATGGTGGACAAGATCAGCCGCAACTGGATCAACCCCTACAGCGGCCGCGAGGAGTCGGTGGTGGCCACGATCTATTTCCGGGTGGGGGGGGACGGCACGATCAGCGACGCACGGGTGGAGACGAGCAGCGGAGTGGCCAGTTTCGACCGGGCCGCCCTGCGCGCCGTATTCAGCTCCAACCCGCTGCCTCCGCTGCCGGCCGATTACAGCGAACCGCAGCTCACGGTGCATCTGGATTTCGAATACAAACCCCAGTGA
- the rsxC gene encoding electron transport complex subunit RsxC, with translation MVKLATFRGGVHPPEFKDATKDKKIEPVALPSKVVLPLQQHIGAPLELAVASGDAVKVGTLVARATGFVSIPLHSPVSGTVKSVGEALHPSGVSMQAVVIESDGQDEWEPGLLTRRDPESLGVDEIKKIIRDAGIVGLGGAAFPTHVKLSPPADRKIDVFILNGAECEPYLTTDYRQMLERSADLVAGVGIIARVLGCAKVYLAVESNKPEALAAVAGQAKGREGWQVVTLQTKYPQGGEKQLIEAIAGRQVPSGKLPMDVGCVVQNVSTVLSVFDAVTTGRPLIEKVVTVTGGAALNPGNYSVRVGMLISELLEKTGGVAENLGKAVMGGPMMGVALPNLEVPVLKGTNGLLLIPEPVPESLHRACIRCGGCVDACPIHLLPCDLALLAENERWDRCRELNVKDCIECGSCSFTCPAGRNLVQLIRYGKFTVMSQDRAAKK, from the coding sequence ATGGTTAAGCTCGCCACGTTCCGCGGGGGGGTCCATCCTCCCGAGTTCAAAGACGCCACCAAAGATAAAAAGATTGAGCCGGTCGCGCTGCCCTCGAAAGTGGTGCTGCCCTTGCAGCAGCACATCGGAGCGCCGCTGGAGCTGGCCGTGGCCAGCGGGGATGCGGTCAAGGTCGGCACGCTGGTGGCCCGTGCGACCGGGTTCGTGAGCATCCCGTTGCACAGCCCGGTTTCGGGCACAGTCAAGTCGGTCGGCGAGGCTCTGCACCCGAGCGGGGTCAGTATGCAGGCCGTGGTGATCGAGTCGGACGGCCAGGACGAGTGGGAACCCGGGCTGCTCACCCGCCGCGACCCGGAAAGCCTGGGTGTGGACGAGATCAAGAAGATCATCCGCGACGCCGGCATCGTAGGTCTGGGCGGCGCGGCTTTCCCCACGCATGTCAAACTCTCTCCTCCCGCCGACCGTAAGATCGACGTTTTCATCCTCAACGGCGCAGAGTGCGAGCCCTACCTCACCACCGACTACCGTCAGATGCTCGAGCGCAGCGCCGACCTGGTGGCCGGAGTGGGGATTATCGCCCGCGTGCTTGGCTGCGCGAAAGTGTACCTCGCCGTGGAGAGCAACAAACCCGAGGCCCTGGCCGCCGTTGCCGGGCAGGCCAAGGGGCGCGAGGGCTGGCAGGTGGTCACGCTCCAGACCAAGTACCCGCAGGGCGGTGAGAAACAGCTTATCGAGGCCATTGCCGGCCGCCAGGTCCCCTCGGGCAAGCTGCCGATGGACGTGGGCTGCGTGGTGCAGAACGTCTCCACAGTGCTTTCGGTGTTCGACGCCGTGACCACGGGACGCCCGCTGATCGAGAAAGTGGTCACCGTGACCGGCGGCGCCGCGCTGAACCCCGGCAACTACAGCGTGCGGGTGGGGATGCTGATCAGCGAGCTGCTGGAGAAAACGGGCGGGGTGGCCGAGAACCTGGGCAAGGCGGTGATGGGCGGGCCGATGATGGGCGTGGCCCTGCCGAACCTGGAGGTGCCGGTGCTCAAGGGGACCAACGGTCTGCTGCTGATACCCGAGCCGGTGCCGGAAAGCCTTCACCGCGCCTGCATCCGTTGCGGCGGCTGCGTGGATGCCTGTCCGATCCACCTGTTGCCCTGCGACCTGGCCCTTCTGGCCGAGAACGAGCGCTGGGACCGTTGCCGTGAGCTTAACGTGAAGGACTGCATCGAGTGCGGCTCGTGCAGCTTCACCTGCCCGGCCGGACGGAACCTGGTGCAGCTTATCCGCTACGGCAAGTTTACGGTGATGAGCCAGGACCGGGCGGCCAAGAAATAA
- a CDS encoding RnfABCDGE type electron transport complex subunit D, translating into MSEFLKVSSSPHFYTGESVPSIMKGVLISLAPATLGAVYFFGWHAAMLIVLSIGSAVAAEALCQRLRKVPRSIDDYSAVVTGLLLAFNLPANAPWWLAVLGGVFAIVVAKEVFGGIGFNVWNPALAARAFLLASFPTIMISSPDYPVPRGGTLSGLTLDGVTQATPLQLIKNTVAPILQNPSAFSPREVQNAHAVLAQTGQWEFYRNLLLGNMGGVLGETSAILLLIGAVYLFVRKYIDWRVPLGYIGTVALAAWVFAGPEGYFTGNPLLHVLSGGLILGAFFMATDMVTSPVTRKGKWVFAVGCGLLTVLIRVKGGYPEGVSYAILLMNTATPLIDAYTRPRVYGAEAAGGK; encoded by the coding sequence ATGAGTGAATTTCTGAAAGTCTCGAGCTCTCCACATTTCTACACCGGCGAATCGGTGCCCTCGATCATGAAAGGGGTGCTGATCTCGCTGGCTCCGGCCACGCTGGGGGCGGTGTATTTCTTCGGCTGGCACGCCGCGATGCTGATCGTGCTGAGCATCGGCTCCGCGGTGGCGGCCGAGGCGCTCTGCCAGCGCCTACGCAAGGTGCCACGCTCGATCGATGACTATTCGGCAGTGGTGACCGGTCTGCTGCTGGCGTTCAACCTTCCGGCCAACGCGCCCTGGTGGTTGGCGGTCCTGGGCGGCGTTTTCGCCATCGTGGTGGCCAAGGAAGTGTTCGGCGGCATCGGCTTCAACGTCTGGAACCCGGCCCTGGCGGCGCGGGCGTTCCTGCTGGCCTCGTTCCCCACAATCATGATTTCCAGTCCCGACTACCCGGTCCCGCGTGGCGGCACGCTGAGCGGCCTGACCCTGGATGGTGTCACCCAGGCCACCCCGCTGCAGCTGATCAAGAACACGGTGGCCCCCATCCTGCAGAATCCCTCGGCTTTCAGCCCGCGGGAGGTGCAGAACGCCCATGCGGTCCTGGCCCAGACCGGCCAGTGGGAGTTCTACCGGAACCTTCTGCTGGGCAACATGGGCGGCGTGCTGGGCGAGACCTCGGCGATTCTGCTGCTGATCGGTGCGGTCTACCTGTTCGTCCGCAAGTACATCGACTGGCGGGTGCCGCTGGGCTACATCGGCACCGTGGCGCTGGCCGCCTGGGTGTTCGCCGGGCCCGAGGGCTATTTCACAGGCAACCCGCTGCTGCACGTGCTGAGCGGCGGGCTGATCCTGGGCGCCTTTTTCATGGCCACGGACATGGTGACGAGCCCGGTGACCCGCAAGGGTAAATGGGTGTTCGCCGTGGGCTGCGGGCTTCTGACCGTGCTGATCCGGGTCAAGGGCGGCTACCCCGAAGGTGTCTCCTACGCCATCCTGCTGATGAATACGGCTACGCCGCTGATCGACGCCTACACCCGTCCGCGGGTCTACGGCGCGGAAGCCGCGGGAGGTAAGTGA
- a CDS encoding electron transport complex subunit E, whose product MSYWKTFSRGLWEEVPIFRLLLGLCPTLATSTSVVNGVGMGLAATTVLVGSNVVVSLVRKGIPGKIRLPAYIVIIASFVTIVDLLMHGYTPALHKALGIFIPLIVVNCIILGRAEAFAGKNGVVHSFLDGLGMGLGFTVVLCVIGSVREILGAGTFAGIPVTPASYKPILLFILPPGGFIALGLMLAGFNYFESRKGAGE is encoded by the coding sequence GTGTCATACTGGAAAACGTTCAGCCGGGGGTTGTGGGAGGAAGTGCCGATTTTCCGGCTGCTGCTCGGGCTGTGTCCCACCCTGGCGACGAGCACGTCCGTAGTCAACGGAGTGGGCATGGGGCTGGCCGCCACCACGGTGCTGGTCGGCTCCAACGTGGTGGTATCGCTGGTGCGCAAGGGCATTCCGGGCAAGATCCGCCTGCCGGCCTACATCGTCATCATCGCCAGCTTCGTCACCATAGTCGACCTTCTGATGCACGGCTACACCCCGGCCCTGCACAAGGCCCTGGGCATTTTTATCCCGCTGATCGTAGTCAACTGCATCATCCTGGGCCGCGCCGAGGCGTTCGCCGGCAAGAACGGGGTGGTGCACTCGTTCCTGGACGGTCTTGGCATGGGCCTGGGGTTCACCGTGGTGCTGTGCGTGATCGGGTCGGTGCGCGAGATACTGGGCGCCGGCACGTTCGCCGGCATACCGGTCACCCCGGCTTCCTACAAGCCGATCCTGCTGTTTATCCTGCCTCCGGGCGGATTCATCGCCCTGGGCCTGATGTTGGCGGGTTTCAACTATTTTGAATCGCGGAAGGGGGCGGGTGAATAA
- the ybgF gene encoding tol-pal system protein YbgF has product MMAVCGKSSLAAILVLAVLAVAGCGGAKSSDLQILRSEVFGLRQDQRQLKSQIALLDSLVNQRVETLDRFQAGYRSDTGQLEEQMSTLQQRISDTEQRLLRLQSEFQARAVSGQSVPAAGGSATATPATQNAADPNQLYELAYKDFTASNYQMAIEGFRDFLARYPDIPLAANANLYIGNSFRALKKYDEAIKAYRQIVDRFPDSQLVPDALYRIGDCYISMGQKARGETFLQTVVQKYPDSDAAQMARARLNP; this is encoded by the coding sequence ATGATGGCAGTTTGCGGGAAAAGCAGCCTGGCCGCGATTCTGGTTCTGGCAGTGCTGGCCGTGGCCGGTTGCGGCGGGGCCAAGTCGAGCGATCTGCAAATCCTGCGTTCCGAGGTGTTCGGCCTGCGCCAGGACCAGCGCCAGCTCAAAAGCCAGATCGCCCTGCTGGACAGCCTGGTCAATCAGCGCGTGGAGACGCTCGACCGTTTCCAGGCCGGCTACCGCAGCGACACCGGGCAACTTGAAGAGCAGATGTCCACCCTCCAGCAGAGAATTTCCGACACAGAGCAGCGGCTTCTGCGTTTACAGTCCGAGTTCCAGGCGCGCGCCGTCTCGGGGCAGAGCGTCCCCGCTGCAGGCGGTAGTGCAACCGCCACCCCTGCCACCCAGAACGCGGCTGATCCCAATCAGCTCTACGAACTTGCCTACAAGGATTTCACCGCCAGCAACTACCAGATGGCTATCGAGGGTTTCCGGGATTTTCTGGCCCGCTATCCTGATATCCCGCTGGCGGCGAATGCGAACCTCTACATCGGGAACAGCTTCCGGGCGCTGAAAAAGTACGACGAAGCGATCAAGGCCTACCGCCAGATCGTGGACCGTTTCCCCGATTCCCAGCTCGTCCCGGACGCGCTCTACCGGATCGGTGACTGTTATATCAGCATGGGGCAGAAAGCGCGCGGAGAAACGTTCCTGCAGACAGTGGTCCAGAAATACCCGGACTCCGATGCAGCCCAGATGGCTCGCGCCAGGTTGAATCCCTGA